AGAAGAAGCTCTAGAATGGGGTTGTGAAGGTTCAGTCTAGAAGGAGCTCTAGAATTGAGGATGTGAAGCTTCAGTCTATAAGCAGCTCTGGAATGGGGTTGTGAAGGTTTAGTCTAGAAGAAGCTCTGGAATGGGGTTGTGAAGCTTCAGTCTAGAAGGAGCTCTAGAATTGGGGTTGTGAGGGTTCAGTCTAGAAGAAGCTCTGGAATGGGGTTGTGAAGCTTCAATCTAGAAGAAGCTCTGGAATGGGGTTGTGAAGGTTCAGTGTAGAAGAAGCTCTAGAATGGGGTTGTGAAGGTTTAGTCTAGAAGAAGCTCTGGAATGGGGTTGTGAAGGTTCAGTCTAGAAGAAGCTCTAGAATGGGGTTGTGAATCGTCTCAAAGGAGTTGAGAATATTTCTGGAATGCAGTAAATGTTCTAGCATGGATCATCAACAGCTGTAACAGGATGTGTAGGTACTAGAATGAGTAAGGAAGATCTACACAGCGTGTGAAGGTTCTACACATTTTTTAGCAAGTTCTAGAATAGGCTTTGAACAGTGTAGGCAGTTAAGGTTCTAGAGAGGGTTGTCAATGTTCCAGACATCACCACTCAGTGCATTGGCAGCTCCCTGCAGTGTCCAGGTAAAGAGCGCGAGCTGGCGGCGGAACCGAGCCTCGTGGAACAGGTCAGGATGAGAACGCAGCTGGGAGAGATGCTCAGTGAGTGCGCTCAAAGTGTGTTCACCCCGACCGTGCAGCACATGACGGAACGGAGTCTCCACCACTGACACGTACTGAGACAGGAAGTAGTactccacctacacacacacacacacacacacacacacacacactgagtgtgtgaatacCCTCATGAGGTGGGCAtcatatgggtgtgtgtgtgtttaccctcATGAGGCGTGTGTTATAGAGGCGTGTCATCCTCTCATcctgtatgtctgtgttcttAATGGCCTCCTGCAGTGTTTTAGCAGCTCGACTGTAATCTCCTCTCGCACTGTACACCCACTGAGGGGAGAGACCCCgtgcctgacacacacacacacccactactataaatacaacattaCTGTACATGTTAGAATCAATATAAGATATTATTGTTGTGTACTTCCAAAATTCTGTAtagaactctgtgtgtgtgtctgtgtacctgtAGCTCTGTAGACAGCTGTGTGAGCAGGGCACTGAGTCTAAGGGCTGTTCTGCTGTAGTACGTGATGTCCAGAGCAATGATGTGATCATGAGTGAGTCTCAGCACCATCAGCCCCACCAGCTCAGCTACAGTTCGGCCTACAGCAAACACACGGCCCTGCAGATGCTCCTGCAGACGTGACACACTGTCCATCTGTGTGTTCACAAACGGGTACACATAAccctcctgaaacacacacacacactacacattaggacgtacaaataaaatttacatcattcacatagaatacacactgtgtgtatgtctgcgtgtgtgtgtatctgtgtgtgtcacctcATGAAAGCGCAGCTCCATGGCAGGAACACCACCAAACGCTGTGAAACTGTACGCACCGCTGTTCAGATACAGTGGcttcactctgtaacacacgcacacacacacacacacacacaccacacactagtTCCTGTAATGTATTCAATGCATCTGAAAAGTTTATTCAGTAAATGAATACGCCAATCATgttttaaaatgcaaatgaagtaTGTCCCAGCCCAGTGTTTTAGGAGACTGAGGTGAGTCTTGGGGATGTTTCCAATCAGctgagggttagggttaggattgCTGAGGATAAAACACATCTTGATGTTTGACACATCTGTGAACATGAAGAATAAAAGTCATTCCTGCTGACCTGCTCCTCCAACCGCCCTGACCTTCAGCCACAGACATGATGGACTGACCTACATGCTTTGGGTGTtcaacctgcacacacacacacacacatatacatatatatacaataataataataataataataaggttttATCCATGTCTAAGCTACTTTTGCTGATTTTTTCCTtaattggtgccgtgacccgaaTTTTGATCAAAACTCCAAAACAAcgaattcaattttttttttcctccggtATCCCGTGATAATACTGCACGCACAGTGATATCTCATCTACtacaaaaaatctctctctccactcacaaacatacacacatacatgaacacatgtacacacacacacaaaacaagagcgtaaaacacacaaacttgtTTAATGGCTCCCTCGAAGAGGTCAGCAAGCAAAGGACTCATGTAAACCGAGAAAGTGTCATCACCTGCACACAAGGTCAGTGTACAAGATAAATCAGATGTGTGGTGTTAGAAGCTGATTGACTAGGTGAGAAAGTAAGGAGGGGGGGGATTACCCATGACTGCCTGGTCCAGACTGAAGTAGGCCACGGCCTTCAGGTGTAGCATGGACAGGTAACCCTGAGAGTGTTAAGTGATTGAGAAGTGTTACACAGGGTCATGTTTCCTTGGCcaataaaaacataatacaCACTTCTTTCTTACCTCCAGCCACTCGGTGGCACCAACATTTCCAAACTCTCCAGCATCCCAGCTAACAAAAAGCAAACTGCGTCTGGGAGAAAatcctacagagagacagatgtgtttaactgtgtgttaatagttttgttcttgtgtgtgtgtgtgtgtgtgtgtgtgtgtgtagtgtgtgtgtagtgtgtaccatTCTGCACCATGGTACTAAAAGTGCGTGCAAGTTCCAGCAGAACTGCCGTTCCTACTCCAGACTTCACGGCTCCTGGACCCCACGAGTCCCTCTGAGCCCCCATAATAATATACtgatctagagagagagagagagagagagagagagagagagagagactgataaaTACTCTGTACTTACTGATCTGAGACTTTAATGAGAGTGGCCTTATAAGTGGTATAATATTCTAATCATTtggttagacacacacacacactcctcaccaggCTCAACTTCCCCCTCGACGGAGGCAAAAATGTTGTTCAGCAGGACAGAGTTCATGGTGTTATAGACGGCCATCTTTACTTTGCGTCCATCTGATGCTGAAAACTCAGGACCCAAAACACAGCGGACATATGGGAGGCGCCCATTCCACCCCCGTGGACAAGCCATGCCCCCCAGCTGACTGGACAGAGAGGGGAAATATGGGGCAGAACAGAAAGGGGCGGGgcattacagagagagatagacagtatGTGAAAGAGGAATCAGTTCATAACTTCTGCTGGGTAGAAGATTGACCTGGTGGGCGGAGTTACCTGAGCAGTTTGGAAGCTACGTTGGCACTGATTGGCTGAGCCAAGATGACTGGCAGCCCAGAGGATTGGGTGGGTGGAAACTGGGTGTGATTAAAGGAAGGAAAACCAGGAGTGAAGGGATCACCAGATCCCAGGtgcacctacaaacacacacgcgcacacacacacacacattaaattaaaaaaataaaaatacattttctataaTCTGAAAGTATTCTTTTCAtcgttcatttctttttttttcatctgttgCTATGCATaccaggtttttatttatttatattttaaatatttttttcacatacaTGTTCGGAGATAGCAGCGTTGCTATGGAGCCCAAGTCGCCGTGGATCCTGTGGAATGTCGGCGGGGTCTGGGTAAATAAGGATGCCCACATGCCCCGCCTCCTGTGCATGCCACACCTTCTCAGCAAAGCTCACACCCCCTCCCACCCTCGCTACAGCAATGGAGCCATTCAGAGCCACACCCATCTCCTTAAGCAGACCAAAGTCTTCCTGACGGGCGTAATTTACATAAACCACACctccctatacacacacacacacacaaaacattacacacattacaaacata
The DNA window shown above is from Hemibagrus wyckioides isolate EC202008001 linkage group LG15, SWU_Hwy_1.0, whole genome shotgun sequence and carries:
- the tfr2 gene encoding transferrin receptor protein 2, which codes for MADPVQRLLAVSSRGGAQVEEVGRVRGSVPQVELKLVQSGSETGSEADLNNDVTTSMIHQWLRWRKTVAYLTLIGLLIFTTAFLLGYVVSRRMCPLCVDQGELVLIDDMARPDHSPKVEGMYLGELRDMLKKYLKEEKIEDTVKRVSRTAHPAGSSEGHALAMEILQSFQNLHMDHTWTDSHYATLQFPSRTQRNALWLVDAEGAELEEILLDRADYCAYSATGTAMGGVVYVNYARQEDFGLLKEMGVALNGSIAVARVGGGVSFAEKVWHAQEAGHVGILIYPDPADIPQDPRRLGLHSNAAISEHVHLGSGDPFTPGFPSFNHTQFPPTQSSGLPVILAQPISANVASKLLSQLGGMACPRGWNGRLPYVRCVLGPEFSASDGRKVKMAVYNTMNSVLLNNIFASVEGEVEPDQYIIMGAQRDSWGPGAVKSGVGTAVLLELARTFSTMVQNGFSPRRSLLFVSWDAGEFGNVGATEWLEGYLSMLHLKAVAYFSLDQAVMGDDTFSVYMSPLLADLFEGAIKQVEHPKHVGQSIMSVAEGQGGWRSRVKPLYLNSGAYSFTAFGGVPAMELRFHEEGYVYPFVNTQMDSVSRLQEHLQGRVFAVGRTVAELVGLMVLRLTHDHIIALDITYYSRTALRLSALLTQLSTELQARGLSPQWVYSARGDYSRAAKTLQEAIKNTDIQDERMTRLYNTRLMRVEYYFLSQYVSVVETPFRHVLHGRGEHTLSALTEHLSQLRSHPDLFHEARFRRQLALFTWTLQGAANALSGDVWNIDNPL